TGCTGGACCTCGGCTTCCTGCCGGACGTCGAAACCCTCATCGCCGCGACGCCGGCGGTGCGCCAGACCCTGCTGTTCTCCGCCACCATGCCCGGTCCGGTCATCGCGATGGCCCGCCGCTACATGACGCAGCCCACCCACATCCGCGCCGCGGACCCGGAGGATGAAGGCCTGACGAAGCGCGACATCCGCCAGCTGATCTACCGCGCCCACAGCATGGACAAGATCGAGGTGGTGGCCCGCATCCTCCAGGCCAAGGGCCGCGGACGCACCATCATCTTCACCAAAACCAAGCGCACCGCCGCCAAGGTGGCCGAGGAGCTGGTGGACCGCGGGTTCGCCGCCGCCGCCATCCACGGCGATCTGGGCCAGGGCGCCCGCGAGCAGGCACTTCGGGCTTTCCGCAACAACAAGGTGGACGTCCTCGTGGCAACCGACGTCGCCGCCCGCGGCATCGACGTCGAGGATGTCACCCACGTCATCAACTACCAGTGCGTGGAAGACGAGAAGATCTACCTGCACCGCGTCGGCCGCACCGGCCGCGCCGGCAACAAGGGCACTGCCGTCACCTTCGTGGACTGGGACGACATGCCGCGCTGGGGACTGATCAACAAGGCGCTGGGCCTGAGCGTGCCGGAGCCCATCGAGACGTACTCCTCCTCACCGCACCTCTACGAGGACCTCGACATTCCCGCAGGCACCAAGGGCCGGCTGCCGCGCGACAAGCGCACCCTCGCCGGGGTTGACGCCGAGGTCCTTGAAGACCTGGGTGAAACCGGCAAAAAGAACAGCCGCAGCGGCCGCGACGGGAGTCCCTCCCGCGACCGCGACCGCGACGGCCGGGGGCGCGAAAGCCGGGGCGGAAAGCGCGACGGCGGCCGCAGCGGTGACTCCGCAAACCGCACAGGCGAGCGCCGCCGTCGTTCATCCGATTCCGCTGCCGCCCCCGGAGCCGCCGCCGGCGATACCCCCGCCACGACTGAAACGGAACAGCCCTCGCGTACCCGGCGCCCGCGGACGCGGACCCGCCGCCGCAACGGTGAGGTAGTGGCCGGCGAGCATACCGCACAGCCTGGCAGCAGCGAGGCCTAATACTCTTCATGACTGACACCGTCTGGGCGCCGGACGGCAGCAGCCTGGTGGTTCACGCGGACAACGCGGAGTTCCTCCCCTCGCTGCCGGACGGCGCCTTCACACTGATTTACGTGGATCCGCCGTTCAATACCGGCCGGCCCCAGC
This genomic interval from Arthrobacter sp. SLBN-100 contains the following:
- a CDS encoding DEAD/DEAH box helicase, coding for MSELHTHQLLTDESGTETIEPEETIISDEKPHEIAEKSFADYNVRADIVESLADAGITHPFPIQAMTLPVALSGHDIIGQAKTGTGKTLGFGIPALQRVVGQDDPGYEKLAVPGAPQALVIVPTRELAVQVANDLQTASRKRNARIATIYGGRAYEPQVEALKKGVEVVVGTPGRLIDLFKQKHLSLKNVKIVILDEADEMLDLGFLPDVETLIAATPAVRQTLLFSATMPGPVIAMARRYMTQPTHIRAADPEDEGLTKRDIRQLIYRAHSMDKIEVVARILQAKGRGRTIIFTKTKRTAAKVAEELVDRGFAAAAIHGDLGQGAREQALRAFRNNKVDVLVATDVAARGIDVEDVTHVINYQCVEDEKIYLHRVGRTGRAGNKGTAVTFVDWDDMPRWGLINKALGLSVPEPIETYSSSPHLYEDLDIPAGTKGRLPRDKRTLAGVDAEVLEDLGETGKKNSRSGRDGSPSRDRDRDGRGRESRGGKRDGGRSGDSANRTGERRRRSSDSAAAPGAAAGDTPATTETEQPSRTRRPRTRTRRRNGEVVAGEHTAQPGSSEA